One Chelonoidis abingdonii isolate Lonesome George chromosome 17, CheloAbing_2.0, whole genome shotgun sequence DNA segment encodes these proteins:
- the MAP4K2 gene encoding mitogen-activated protein kinase kinase kinase kinase 2 isoform X1, whose translation MSLLRDVSLLDPRLRYELIQRIGAGTYGDVYKARDTQTAELAAIKIVKLDPGDDISSIQQEITTLRDCGHPNVVAYFGSYLRNDRLWICMEFCGGGSLQEIYHTTGPLSEKQIAYVCRETLQGLSHLHAKGKMHRDIKGANILLTLFGDVKLADFGVSAELTASVAKRKSFIGTPYWMAPEVAAVEKKGGYNQLCDIWAIGITAIELAELQPPLFDLHPMRALMLMSKSSFQPPKLKDKAHWSPEFHHFLKLALTKNPKKRPTAEKLLQHLFTSQPLARSLAIELLDKVNSPDLAAPSLDDGDFEVYDIFPDKIHSCGAHSQAERTLSEIQFNQVKFGPPLRKETEPYCGLREEEDDWTLLGAEESLLQSVEEALEERSLTIRPASGRVPTPEDQPVDPHCIPENETGTIKRASLWDLMNWELGGMEPGGGSETMRRQVPAGSPESGDVQPPLHTGSPEPEASLLSTEWATMKRREETERSSCHGLPPTPKVHMGACFSKVFNGCPLKINSAVTWIHSETRDQYLLVGAEEGIYTLNLHELHEDTMEKLLPHRCSWLYCMNNVLLSLAGKSSQISAHNLLGLFEQRTQLQKRQVPLSIATNRLTERIIPRKFALSSKIADTKGCLKCRVVRNPYSGNTFLCAALPSSLVLLQWYEPLQKFMLLKHLPAALPMPLSLFELLVVETEEYPQVCVRVVDRDRPGQELEFNVLSLSTGSSLSTEPSADVASSVACHMTQMDRDTVLVCFEHYVRTVNLRGAPKRALAPELTFSFPIETIVCLQDSVLAFWKHGMQGRSLEGNEVTQEITDKSRVFRVLGANRDIILESTPTENPLAHSNLYILTGHESSY comes from the exons ATGAGCCTCTTGCGGGACGTCTCCTTGCTGGACCCCCGGCTCCGCTACGAGCTGATCCAGCGCATCGGGGCGGGCACCTACGGCGATGTCTACAAG GCCCGGGACACCCAGACAGCAGAGCTGGCTGCCATAAAGATCGTCAAACTGGACCCAG GGGATGACATCAGCTCCATCCAGCAGGAGATCACAACGCTCAGGGACTGCGGGCATCCCAACGTGGTGGCGTATTTCGGCAGCTACCTCAG GAATGACCGTCTCTGGATCTGCATGGAGTTCTGTGGAGGAGGATCTCTGCAGGAAATCTACCACA CCACAGGCCCCCTCTCTGAGAAGCAGATTGCCTATGTGTGCAGAGAAACGCTGCAG GGCCTGAGCCACCTACATGCCAAAGGCAAGATGCACCGGGACATAAAG GGAGCCAATATCCTACTCACCCTCTTTGGAGATGTGAAACTGG CGGATTTCGGAGTCTCAGCTGAACTGACAGCATCAGTGGCGAAGCGGAAGTCCTTCATTGGGACCCCCTACTG GATGGCCCCTGAGGTGGCCGCAGTGGAGAAGAAGGGCGGCTACAACCAGCTGTGTGACATCTGGGCCATCGGCATCACGGCCATCGAGCTGGCTGAGCTGCAGCCCCCGCTCTTCGATCTTCACCCCATGAG gGCCCTGATGCTCATGTCCAAGAGCAGCTTCCAGCCCCCTAAACTGAAAGACAAAGCTCATTG GTCCCCAGAATTCCACCACTTCCTCAAACTGGCTCTGACCAAGAACCCCAAAAAGCGACCCACAGCGGAAAAGTTGTTACAG CACCTGTTCACCAGCCAGCCCCTTGCCCGCAGCCTGGCCATCGAGCTACTCGACAAGGTCAACAGCCCTGACCTGGCTGCCCCATCCCTGGACGATGGAGACTTTGAG GTTTACGACATCTTCCCAGACAAAATCCACTCCTGTGGGGCACATAGCCAGGCAGAACGGACTCTCTCTGAAATCCAGT TCAATCAAGTTAAATTTGGGCCCCCactgagaaaagaaacagaacCATATTGTGGTTTG agggaagaggaggatgattGGACATTGCTAGGAGCTGAAGA GAGTCTTCTGCAGTCTGTGGAGGAGGCATTGGAGGAAAG GAGTTTGACAATTCGCCCAGCGTCTGGACGG GTCCCCACCCCAGAGGATCAGCCTGTGGACCCCCACTGCATCCCTGAGAACGAGACGGGAACAATCAAGAGAGCGTCACTATGGGACCTGATGaattgggagctggggggcatgGAGCCTGGGGGTGGCTCAGAGACCATGAGGAGACAGGTCCCAGCAG gcagccCAGAGTCAGGTGACGTCCAACCCCCCCTGCACACTGGCTCCCCAGAACCTGAAGCCTCCCTGCTTTCCACCGAATGGGCCACCatgaagaggagggaggagacagag agATCCAGCTGCCatgggctgccccccacccccaaagtccaT ATGGGTGCTTGCTTTTCCAAAGTCTTTAATGGCTGCCCTCTAAAGATCAACTCGGCTGTGACGTGGATCCACTCGGAGACACGAG ATCAGTACCTGCTGGTAGGGGCTGAGGAGGGGATATACACACTCAACCTGCATGAACTCCATGAGGACACCATGGAGAAG CTCCTGCCCCACAGGTGCTCCTGGCTGTACTGTATGAACAACGTGCTGCTCTCCTTAGCAG ggAAATCCTCCCAGATCTCCGCTCACAACCTCCTGGGCCTCTTTGAGCAGCGGACGCAGCTGCAGAAGCGGCAGGTCCCCCTCTCCATTGCCACCAACCGGCTGACTGAGCGCATCATCCCCAG GAAGTTTGCGCTCTCCTCCAAGATAGCGGATACGAAGGGCTGCCTCAAGTGCCGAGTGG TTCGGAACCCCTATTCCGGCAACACCTTCTTGTGCGCCGCTCTTCCCTCGAGCCTGGTGCTGTTGCAGTGGTACGAGCCCTTGCAGAAGTTCATGCTGCTGAAG CATTTGCCTGCTGCCCTGCCCATGCCCCTGAGCCTGTTTGAGCTGCTTGTGGTGGAGACGGAAGAGTACCCccaggtgtgtgtgcgtgttgtGGACCGAGACCGGCCAGGCCAGGAGCTGGAGTTTAACGTCCTCTCGCTCAGCACCGGCTCCAGCCTCAGCACCGAGCCCTCTGCAG ATGTGGCCTCCAGTGTGGCCTGCCACATGACTCAGATGGACAGAGACACAGTCCTCGTTTGCTTTGAGC ACTACGTAAGGACAGTGAACCTGCGTGGGGCCCCCAAGAGAGCCCTGGCCCCAGAGCTGACCTTCAGCTTCCCCATTGAGACAATTG TGTGCCTTCAAGACAGCGTGCTAGCCTTCTGGAAACATGGCATGCAGGGCCGCAGCCTGGAGGGCAATGAG GTGACCCAAGAAATCACAGATAAATCCAGGGTGTTCCGGGTGCTAGGGGCCAACAG AGATATCATCCTGGAGAGCACGCCCACAGAGAATCCCTTGGCTCACAGCAACCTCTACATCCTGACGGGACATGAGAGCAGCTACTGA
- the MAP4K2 gene encoding mitogen-activated protein kinase kinase kinase kinase 2 isoform X2, translating to MSLLRDVSLLDPRLRYELIQRIGAGTYGDVYKARDTQTAELAAIKIVKLDPGDDISSIQQEITTLRDCGHPNVVAYFGSYLRNDRLWICMEFCGGGSLQEIYHTTGPLSEKQIAYVCRETLQGLSHLHAKGKMHRDIKGANILLTLFGDVKLADFGVSAELTASVAKRKSFIGTPYWMAPEVAAVEKKGGYNQLCDIWAIGITAIELAELQPPLFDLHPMRALMLMSKSSFQPPKLKDKAHWSPEFHHFLKLALTKNPKKRPTAEKLLQHLFTSQPLARSLAIELLDKVNSPDLAAPSLDDGDFEVYDIFPDKIHSCGAHSQAERTLSEIQFNQVKFGPPLRKETEPYCGLREEEDDWTLLGAEESLLQSVEEALEERSLTIRPASGRVPTPEDQPVDPHCIPENETGTIKRASLWDLMNWELGGMEPGGGSETMRRQVPAGSPESGDVQPPLHTGSPEPEASLLSTEWATMKRREETERSSCHGLPPTPKVHMGACFSKVFNGCPLKINSAVTWIHSETRDQYLLVGAEEGIYTLNLHELHEDTMEKLLPHRCSWLYCMNNVLLSLAGKSSQISAHNLLGLFEQRTQLQKRQVPLSIATNRLTERIIPRKFALSSKIADTKGCLKCRVVRNPYSGNTFLCAALPSSLVLLQWYEPLQKFMLLKHLPAALPMPLSLFELLVVETEEYPQVCVRVVDRDRPGQELEFNVLSLSTGSSLSTEPSADVASSVACHMTQMDRDTVLVCFEHYVRTVNLRGAPKRALAPELTFSFPIETIVCLQDSVLAFWKHGMQGRSLEGNERYHPGEHAHRESLGSQQPLHPDGT from the exons ATGAGCCTCTTGCGGGACGTCTCCTTGCTGGACCCCCGGCTCCGCTACGAGCTGATCCAGCGCATCGGGGCGGGCACCTACGGCGATGTCTACAAG GCCCGGGACACCCAGACAGCAGAGCTGGCTGCCATAAAGATCGTCAAACTGGACCCAG GGGATGACATCAGCTCCATCCAGCAGGAGATCACAACGCTCAGGGACTGCGGGCATCCCAACGTGGTGGCGTATTTCGGCAGCTACCTCAG GAATGACCGTCTCTGGATCTGCATGGAGTTCTGTGGAGGAGGATCTCTGCAGGAAATCTACCACA CCACAGGCCCCCTCTCTGAGAAGCAGATTGCCTATGTGTGCAGAGAAACGCTGCAG GGCCTGAGCCACCTACATGCCAAAGGCAAGATGCACCGGGACATAAAG GGAGCCAATATCCTACTCACCCTCTTTGGAGATGTGAAACTGG CGGATTTCGGAGTCTCAGCTGAACTGACAGCATCAGTGGCGAAGCGGAAGTCCTTCATTGGGACCCCCTACTG GATGGCCCCTGAGGTGGCCGCAGTGGAGAAGAAGGGCGGCTACAACCAGCTGTGTGACATCTGGGCCATCGGCATCACGGCCATCGAGCTGGCTGAGCTGCAGCCCCCGCTCTTCGATCTTCACCCCATGAG gGCCCTGATGCTCATGTCCAAGAGCAGCTTCCAGCCCCCTAAACTGAAAGACAAAGCTCATTG GTCCCCAGAATTCCACCACTTCCTCAAACTGGCTCTGACCAAGAACCCCAAAAAGCGACCCACAGCGGAAAAGTTGTTACAG CACCTGTTCACCAGCCAGCCCCTTGCCCGCAGCCTGGCCATCGAGCTACTCGACAAGGTCAACAGCCCTGACCTGGCTGCCCCATCCCTGGACGATGGAGACTTTGAG GTTTACGACATCTTCCCAGACAAAATCCACTCCTGTGGGGCACATAGCCAGGCAGAACGGACTCTCTCTGAAATCCAGT TCAATCAAGTTAAATTTGGGCCCCCactgagaaaagaaacagaacCATATTGTGGTTTG agggaagaggaggatgattGGACATTGCTAGGAGCTGAAGA GAGTCTTCTGCAGTCTGTGGAGGAGGCATTGGAGGAAAG GAGTTTGACAATTCGCCCAGCGTCTGGACGG GTCCCCACCCCAGAGGATCAGCCTGTGGACCCCCACTGCATCCCTGAGAACGAGACGGGAACAATCAAGAGAGCGTCACTATGGGACCTGATGaattgggagctggggggcatgGAGCCTGGGGGTGGCTCAGAGACCATGAGGAGACAGGTCCCAGCAG gcagccCAGAGTCAGGTGACGTCCAACCCCCCCTGCACACTGGCTCCCCAGAACCTGAAGCCTCCCTGCTTTCCACCGAATGGGCCACCatgaagaggagggaggagacagag agATCCAGCTGCCatgggctgccccccacccccaaagtccaT ATGGGTGCTTGCTTTTCCAAAGTCTTTAATGGCTGCCCTCTAAAGATCAACTCGGCTGTGACGTGGATCCACTCGGAGACACGAG ATCAGTACCTGCTGGTAGGGGCTGAGGAGGGGATATACACACTCAACCTGCATGAACTCCATGAGGACACCATGGAGAAG CTCCTGCCCCACAGGTGCTCCTGGCTGTACTGTATGAACAACGTGCTGCTCTCCTTAGCAG ggAAATCCTCCCAGATCTCCGCTCACAACCTCCTGGGCCTCTTTGAGCAGCGGACGCAGCTGCAGAAGCGGCAGGTCCCCCTCTCCATTGCCACCAACCGGCTGACTGAGCGCATCATCCCCAG GAAGTTTGCGCTCTCCTCCAAGATAGCGGATACGAAGGGCTGCCTCAAGTGCCGAGTGG TTCGGAACCCCTATTCCGGCAACACCTTCTTGTGCGCCGCTCTTCCCTCGAGCCTGGTGCTGTTGCAGTGGTACGAGCCCTTGCAGAAGTTCATGCTGCTGAAG CATTTGCCTGCTGCCCTGCCCATGCCCCTGAGCCTGTTTGAGCTGCTTGTGGTGGAGACGGAAGAGTACCCccaggtgtgtgtgcgtgttgtGGACCGAGACCGGCCAGGCCAGGAGCTGGAGTTTAACGTCCTCTCGCTCAGCACCGGCTCCAGCCTCAGCACCGAGCCCTCTGCAG ATGTGGCCTCCAGTGTGGCCTGCCACATGACTCAGATGGACAGAGACACAGTCCTCGTTTGCTTTGAGC ACTACGTAAGGACAGTGAACCTGCGTGGGGCCCCCAAGAGAGCCCTGGCCCCAGAGCTGACCTTCAGCTTCCCCATTGAGACAATTG TGTGCCTTCAAGACAGCGTGCTAGCCTTCTGGAAACATGGCATGCAGGGCCGCAGCCTGGAGGGCAATGAG AGATATCATCCTGGAGAGCACGCCCACAGAGAATCCCTTGGCTCACAGCAACCTCTACATCCTGACGGGACATGA
- the MAP4K2 gene encoding mitogen-activated protein kinase kinase kinase kinase 2 isoform X3: MEFCGGGSLQEIYHTTGPLSEKQIAYVCRETLQGLSHLHAKGKMHRDIKGANILLTLFGDVKLADFGVSAELTASVAKRKSFIGTPYWMAPEVAAVEKKGGYNQLCDIWAIGITAIELAELQPPLFDLHPMRALMLMSKSSFQPPKLKDKAHWSPEFHHFLKLALTKNPKKRPTAEKLLQHLFTSQPLARSLAIELLDKVNSPDLAAPSLDDGDFEVYDIFPDKIHSCGAHSQAERTLSEIQFNQVKFGPPLRKETEPYCGLREEEDDWTLLGAEESLLQSVEEALEERSLTIRPASGRVPTPEDQPVDPHCIPENETGTIKRASLWDLMNWELGGMEPGGGSETMRRQVPAGSPESGDVQPPLHTGSPEPEASLLSTEWATMKRREETERSSCHGLPPTPKVHMGACFSKVFNGCPLKINSAVTWIHSETRDQYLLVGAEEGIYTLNLHELHEDTMEKLLPHRCSWLYCMNNVLLSLAGKSSQISAHNLLGLFEQRTQLQKRQVPLSIATNRLTERIIPRKFALSSKIADTKGCLKCRVVRNPYSGNTFLCAALPSSLVLLQWYEPLQKFMLLKHLPAALPMPLSLFELLVVETEEYPQVCVRVVDRDRPGQELEFNVLSLSTGSSLSTEPSADVASSVACHMTQMDRDTVLVCFEHYVRTVNLRGAPKRALAPELTFSFPIETIVCLQDSVLAFWKHGMQGRSLEGNEVTQEITDKSRVFRVLGANRDIILESTPTENPLAHSNLYILTGHESSY, translated from the exons ATGGAGTTCTGTGGAGGAGGATCTCTGCAGGAAATCTACCACA CCACAGGCCCCCTCTCTGAGAAGCAGATTGCCTATGTGTGCAGAGAAACGCTGCAG GGCCTGAGCCACCTACATGCCAAAGGCAAGATGCACCGGGACATAAAG GGAGCCAATATCCTACTCACCCTCTTTGGAGATGTGAAACTGG CGGATTTCGGAGTCTCAGCTGAACTGACAGCATCAGTGGCGAAGCGGAAGTCCTTCATTGGGACCCCCTACTG GATGGCCCCTGAGGTGGCCGCAGTGGAGAAGAAGGGCGGCTACAACCAGCTGTGTGACATCTGGGCCATCGGCATCACGGCCATCGAGCTGGCTGAGCTGCAGCCCCCGCTCTTCGATCTTCACCCCATGAG gGCCCTGATGCTCATGTCCAAGAGCAGCTTCCAGCCCCCTAAACTGAAAGACAAAGCTCATTG GTCCCCAGAATTCCACCACTTCCTCAAACTGGCTCTGACCAAGAACCCCAAAAAGCGACCCACAGCGGAAAAGTTGTTACAG CACCTGTTCACCAGCCAGCCCCTTGCCCGCAGCCTGGCCATCGAGCTACTCGACAAGGTCAACAGCCCTGACCTGGCTGCCCCATCCCTGGACGATGGAGACTTTGAG GTTTACGACATCTTCCCAGACAAAATCCACTCCTGTGGGGCACATAGCCAGGCAGAACGGACTCTCTCTGAAATCCAGT TCAATCAAGTTAAATTTGGGCCCCCactgagaaaagaaacagaacCATATTGTGGTTTG agggaagaggaggatgattGGACATTGCTAGGAGCTGAAGA GAGTCTTCTGCAGTCTGTGGAGGAGGCATTGGAGGAAAG GAGTTTGACAATTCGCCCAGCGTCTGGACGG GTCCCCACCCCAGAGGATCAGCCTGTGGACCCCCACTGCATCCCTGAGAACGAGACGGGAACAATCAAGAGAGCGTCACTATGGGACCTGATGaattgggagctggggggcatgGAGCCTGGGGGTGGCTCAGAGACCATGAGGAGACAGGTCCCAGCAG gcagccCAGAGTCAGGTGACGTCCAACCCCCCCTGCACACTGGCTCCCCAGAACCTGAAGCCTCCCTGCTTTCCACCGAATGGGCCACCatgaagaggagggaggagacagag agATCCAGCTGCCatgggctgccccccacccccaaagtccaT ATGGGTGCTTGCTTTTCCAAAGTCTTTAATGGCTGCCCTCTAAAGATCAACTCGGCTGTGACGTGGATCCACTCGGAGACACGAG ATCAGTACCTGCTGGTAGGGGCTGAGGAGGGGATATACACACTCAACCTGCATGAACTCCATGAGGACACCATGGAGAAG CTCCTGCCCCACAGGTGCTCCTGGCTGTACTGTATGAACAACGTGCTGCTCTCCTTAGCAG ggAAATCCTCCCAGATCTCCGCTCACAACCTCCTGGGCCTCTTTGAGCAGCGGACGCAGCTGCAGAAGCGGCAGGTCCCCCTCTCCATTGCCACCAACCGGCTGACTGAGCGCATCATCCCCAG GAAGTTTGCGCTCTCCTCCAAGATAGCGGATACGAAGGGCTGCCTCAAGTGCCGAGTGG TTCGGAACCCCTATTCCGGCAACACCTTCTTGTGCGCCGCTCTTCCCTCGAGCCTGGTGCTGTTGCAGTGGTACGAGCCCTTGCAGAAGTTCATGCTGCTGAAG CATTTGCCTGCTGCCCTGCCCATGCCCCTGAGCCTGTTTGAGCTGCTTGTGGTGGAGACGGAAGAGTACCCccaggtgtgtgtgcgtgttgtGGACCGAGACCGGCCAGGCCAGGAGCTGGAGTTTAACGTCCTCTCGCTCAGCACCGGCTCCAGCCTCAGCACCGAGCCCTCTGCAG ATGTGGCCTCCAGTGTGGCCTGCCACATGACTCAGATGGACAGAGACACAGTCCTCGTTTGCTTTGAGC ACTACGTAAGGACAGTGAACCTGCGTGGGGCCCCCAAGAGAGCCCTGGCCCCAGAGCTGACCTTCAGCTTCCCCATTGAGACAATTG TGTGCCTTCAAGACAGCGTGCTAGCCTTCTGGAAACATGGCATGCAGGGCCGCAGCCTGGAGGGCAATGAG GTGACCCAAGAAATCACAGATAAATCCAGGGTGTTCCGGGTGCTAGGGGCCAACAG AGATATCATCCTGGAGAGCACGCCCACAGAGAATCCCTTGGCTCACAGCAACCTCTACATCCTGACGGGACATGAGAGCAGCTACTGA